Below is a genomic region from Persicimonas caeni.
GCCGAAGTCGGCGGCGTCACGCGGCAGCAGCTTGAAGTTGCCGAAGCTGTAGTGCATCACGCCGGTCAGCGTCGAGAAGGTGTCGCAGTTCGTCGGGTTGGTGGCGTTGGTGTCGTAGTCGAACAGCGCGTCATCGACACGCACGGCACCGTCGACGCGGAACTCGCCGAAGTCGTTGTTCGCAGCGTCGGGGTTCTCGTTGGTGACGGCTGGCTCGGCGAAGGTCACCAGCACGCCTTCCCAGGCTTCGGCAGTTGCCGGGTCGGCCAGGATGTCGGCGTTGATGACGTCCGGAGTGATCGTGGCGCCGGCGCTGCTCGACGCGATCGAGGTCGCCTCGATGGTGGTCACTTCGCCGAAGGCCTCGGCGTAGGTTCCCTCGACGTCGACGTTGTCGCCGACTGCAGCGGTGGTGGTCACGTTGGTGATGTCGACGGCGACGCCGCTACGCTCGCCACCGGTGGGGTCTTGGACCCAGATGGTGTCGCTGCTCACCGCGGTGACGACCACGCCGTTGATGTCGAGCGGCTGGCCGAGCTGCGGATGGTTCGCGCTGCTCGGGTCCTGCAGGTCGTAGATGCTGATGGTCGCCGTGGGCAACGTGCAGTCGACGTTGGCCGCGCCCGGGGTGCCGGTGTCGCCGCCGCTCAGCGCGTCGCGCGACACGCACCACTTGGTGCCGTCGTCGTTGTCGGTGGCCGCCAGGGTGAACTCGGCGCCGTACTGCATCGACGCGCCGGACGGATCGGGCCAGTCGGTGCCGCCGTCATACTCGATGCGGTCAATCTCGGTGCCGGCGTCGTTGGTCAGGATGATCTCGTCGTCGCTGTTGGACAGGTTCAGCTCCGACTGCGGGTAGACGTAGTCGACGGTCACGCCACCGTTGGTGGCCGTGTCGCCGTTGACACCGAGCACGAAGTAGGTGTCGGGCGCGATTTCGATGGGATCGCTGTTCGGGTCGGTGATCGTGTGCGAGTCGGCGCCCGCATCGCTGATCACCACGCCGTTGAGCTCGAGAGTACGCGAGCTGGCGTTGTAGATCTCGAAGTACTCGCCGTCGCTGTCGTTGACCGCGCTCGGGTTCTGCATGACCTCGGTGATCACCAGGTCGCCGGCTCCCGGAGTCGGGTCGCCGCCTGCGTCGGTTTCGACATCCTGCTCGACGTCTTCCTCGACGTCTTGACCGACATCTTCGGTGACGTCGTCTTCGACGTCCTCGACCACATCTTCGGCGACGTCCTCGCCGACATCTTCGGTGACGTCCTCTTCGACGTCCTCAGTGACGTCTTCGGCCACATCTTCGCCGACATCCTCGCCGACATCCTCGCCGACGTCCTCGCCGACGTCCTCGCCGGCGTCTTCGTCAGCGTCCACGCCCACGTCCGCGGCGTTATTCGTGTTATTGCCAGGCTCATCGTCGTCGCCGCAAGCGCTGGCGCCCACGAGGGCGACAACGGCAAAAATTGCAAGCAGCTTTCGCGTCGTCTTGTGACGCTCCAACATTTTCATAACAACCTCATCTAGAATAAAAATCGTAAATCGGTTTTAAACCGCTCCCTCTACTTCGGGCGGACCATAATCATCCACCCGGCGAAGGTCCAGCCGCGGTTGGATTAAAAACACAATCCTAACAGAGTTGTAACACAGAGACAGATAGCAAGAAGGAAAGGCGACTTTTTGGAGAGGATCCCGTCAGACAGGCGTCACGCCTTGGCGTTCACCGGCCGAGCCGACGCCACTGCGTTCGACCGACATTCGTCGCACGCTGGGCGCGCTCGTGATGCCCGGCCGCCTCGAGCAGCTCGGCCGCCAGCTCGAGGGCCTGCGGGACATACGGGAAGATAAACGACATCTCGTCGAGCAGT
It encodes:
- a CDS encoding lamin tail domain-containing protein, producing the protein MKMLERHKTTRKLLAIFAVVALVGASACGDDDEPGNNTNNAADVGVDADEDAGEDVGEDVGEDVGEDVGEDVAEDVTEDVEEDVTEDVGEDVAEDVVEDVEDDVTEDVGQDVEEDVEQDVETDAGGDPTPGAGDLVITEVMQNPSAVNDSDGEYFEIYNASSRTLELNGVVISDAGADSHTITDPNSDPIEIAPDTYFVLGVNGDTATNGGVTVDYVYPQSELNLSNSDDEIILTNDAGTEIDRIEYDGGTDWPDPSGASMQYGAEFTLAATDNDDGTKWCVSRDALSGGDTGTPGAANVDCTLPTATISIYDLQDPSSANHPQLGQPLDINGVVVTAVSSDTIWVQDPTGGERSGVAVDITNVTTTAAVGDNVDVEGTYAEAFGEVTTIEATSIASSSAGATITPDVINADILADPATAEAWEGVLVTFAEPAVTNENPDAANNDFGEFRVDGAVRVDDALFDYDTNATNPTNCDTFSTLTGVMHYSFGNFKLLPRDAADFGTPNAVTSSGASAAVSISAGTGLTPADICVDNGGTVTWTNGTTSPQTVTERDPVTDTVVSAPGIDLQLTATAGQASETFSTSETLHYTSSNDTSLLGRVIVLE